The genomic interval GCCCTGCACCAGGACAAACACCGTCGTAGCGGAGAGCTGCCAGAGATCCATGTTAATGCCAAACACAGAGACTCACGTGAGTGTTAACTAGAGAAGACAGTGAGTATGCAATTAGTAATTACAAACGCCGACTTGGACACACAGCTCAGCGGTCTGGTACAAGTTTTGGCCGTACCAAACCTTCCCTTTGACAGCTTACAGACGGTCACGGAGTTAGTTCAGAAAATGGTCCAAAACCAGGCTAAGGTTACGCAACTGGCCCCAGCTACCAATGAAAAATCATCGTGTCTCCAACAGCTGCATCACCAACGCACGGCCGCGCATTTTATTGTCACTGCCAGGCAGGTGACATCTCTACCAACTGCCTGGGGGCCAAATGGGATCGGGGCAGGAGCTTTGTCTCAGCCAAAACACTGGGATTTACAGGGCGTGCTATGGTTCAGAGagtttaagaatatttttttttttcccccattttttttcattacccTGATGGGCTGGGGAAGTTCCTGCTTTGGTGCCACCCGCAACCGCATTTTGCAGAGACTGTGCTTTAACcgaggacagcagcagcagagggctggCGTGGTGTGCAAGCGCAGGTACTTCTAGCACCCCCTCTACTGCTGTTCATGCCAGCTTTTGCCAGACCTGTGCTATTTCATTCCAGGGGTCCCTTAATACAAACATCCCAGGCTTGACTCCCTTACTTTAGCTCCTTTTGTCTTAAAGACTAATAAGGCAGACATAAGATCAGATTTAAAACTCACCGAACTGCAGTGGAGGTGCTCGTGCCAGCTCAGTGGGCTTTGGGTTACTTTGCTGAGCACCTCAGCCGGCTTTTCTGGGGTAGGTGGAAAATCTGCctgagggctgggctggggatcTTTTAGCTCTTTTGTTTCTGACAGTCTGGAAGAACCCATGGAGACCATCATGGCTGCTACTGATGGCTAAACTACCGCTAAATCCGAAGGACTGGAAAGGATGCATAAAGGGAAGGGACGAATCCTGGGGAGCGTATATTCTGTGTGAGGGGTTGGTGCacagttttccctttcctttaaaacagttttgtcCTTGCTTTTCAGATCAACAGCTGACAGAAACAAGTGGTAAAACAGATCTTCCCAAAGCATTTACCTCTATGGATAGGTTCTGCAGGTGGTAAATATTCTGTAACCCTTGTGAGGTGAAATAGTCGATGCAGTTTGGACACCCCAATCCTGttaaaaaactgcagaaaaaatttggaaaataaagtgGCATTAACTTCTCACGAATAACAGCTGTGCTCGCAACCATCACTGTAGTGCAAACCGTGCTCCAGGTCGCTGAAGAGGCAGGGGCTGCGGCGAGCTCCTGCTGCCAACGGCCTCGGCAGCTCCCGCAGCCCTGCGGCGCAGAAGGACTGCAGCAGGCGCAAGGGACGGAGCTCTGGGATGCTCCAACCGCTCGGGCAGGCTTTCTGTCTGTGTCACACATCCCTACTGTGCCCTCGGTTGCCACTCGTGTCAAAGTGAAGCAAGATGACGTTCATTCCTAGaactactttttttattattactatttttctcCTGATTGTCAGAAGTTTCAGCTCGGTGACTTACACGGAATAACCTGAGGGAGCTGGAGCTCCCGGGGAGGAGCCGGGGCCATGCCCGGTCTGGGCAGCGAGGCCGAGCTCCGCAgcgcaggctggggctgccgggggtATTTTGTACATCGTGCCGGGCTGTGGCTACACGCCTCTAGTTCAACTGCACGTACAGCCTCCCTGACTTCGGTAGGGTGTCTGCTGAAATGTCTGTGGTCTTTTTAAAGACTGACATGTTAAAAAGTGGCTGCATACCTGTTAATGCCTTCCTGATGGAAATAAGCCACGCGGACTGATTTCCAGGCATTGCGggtgaggaaggggaagggggaagctCACAAAGCTACGTGCTGGTTGGACATGCAGGAAAAGACTCTTGTTCagatgcatttaatttttaattaagcagGGACGGATTACCCAGATAGAGGTATGTGAGGGCGATAGAGGTTTCTAACTGGTAGGTAGCTGGGCTTTGGTTTCTGAGATGAGAAGAATGGTCTACGTGATTGCGTGAGCAGTGATTTCTCAGTTGGGACCAGTGGCCAGTTGACCAGTTGCTAGACAGATCTGAAGGTTAGAGTGAGGGACAACAGCAAGAAACATCAGAGGACAAGACAGACAGGGCGTCGGATGCCTTCCCTACCTGACGAGGCTGGGATCGGGGTTGTAGGGCGGAGGGGGGGTGCAGTGTGATCCGGAGACCATGGACTGGGACGAGTGGCCCCCATTCATTTCTCCGTTGGGTTGCATGGGGTGACTGTTCAGCATGCCGGGTCCTGGGCAGCAGCCATGTCAATGCAACAAATAGATCCATTAGACATCATCCCAGTTGTGACAACCACCCGCTCCCTCGGCAGGGACCCTGCGGTCTGCCGAGCCCGGTGAGGTGCGGACCCTTACCCATGGGCGCCAGGCTGGGCGCAGAGCCCGAGCTGTGCTGTGCCGGCTGCCCTACCAGCTGGTTGACAGAGGGCAGCTTGTTGATTCCTCCGCTGTGAACCTTGTTCATGGGTGACAGGACAGGACCGTAGGAGGAAGGCGTCTGCAGCTGACTCCTGCTCGGGGGAAACCAAGCGGCCGgtcagcctgcagcagaggggGGGATGGAggcaccctgccccagcccacctcccCTCTGGCTGATCAGACTTCCCCGCTGAGGCTTCAGGCAGCTGTGCCGACGTGGACTGTGGCACAGAAAAGCCACTCCGCACCGATACCGGCCCTATAGCGGTCACCAGCCCTCGCTAAGCACCTGGCACTGGGCAGCCGTGCTGTGAGCCGGTGAACCAGCCCCAGACTGGGGCTGCCTGAGGGCTCCTGTAGCCGGGGTGGCTGCCCAGCCTCTCCGGGCTGTAGGCTCGGGGGGCTGTGGTGATACGTACTGcctctgcaggagctgctgctgctgctgtcggTAGGAGTCAACCAGCTGCTGCGGGAccagctccaccagctccaggctCTCCTTTATCTTCATCAGGATCTCAAAGTTCTCCCGGCCTCGCACCTGGAGGAGGGAACAAGTCCAGGGCTTTGCTTTGTTCCCATCCCACCTAGCCACCTTCCTCGTGGCCCCTTTTTTCCACCCAGCCGAAGGTGCGGCTTCACTGGGGCCAGGGACTACCTGGGGGTCCAGAACTCCCTCAGATGTGTGCACCCACAGATGCTTTTGCCTCTGTTCTCAATGTCTCTGCTCTTACACACACCTGCCGCTCTGCAGGAGACCATGCAACCCCATCCTGCTCAACATCACATCCCCAAGGGGTGTATCGCGGAGGGGACAATGCCACCgcctttcccagcccagctccccaccAGCGCAGCTCACCAACACTTACAGGCACATAATACATCTCCTCCTCCCCGTGCCTCCGTTTCTTAACGCTGGCACCCAGCGCTGGGATGCCCTGGGGGCTCTGCTTAAaggctgggaaggagagaggaagaacGTTAGCATGCTGTCCTCGCAGCCGGGCCGGGAGCACCTTGGCTCCCTGCAGGATTTAAGCTCAAGCCATGCAGCGTGCTGGCTGTTCACCTGGGTTCTGGCATCGATGATGTCCCTTTATTAGTAATAATGAAGAGCAAATTTACGTGGACATGAAAGCCCTGCACAAACAGCTTTGCACTCTGGAGGGAAAAGGGAGTGGGTCCTCTTTATGAGACTTTAGATTTGGTTGAGAAAGGTCAAAGCATGGTGCCTGGATGGGGATTGGACCCGAAACTTCTGGAGCACGGTGATTTTGGGTGCAATGGGAACGGAGCTGAGGCAGAAGCCTCTGCGTGGCTTTGAGTGGCAAGGGGGTGCAGGTGCAGGCCAggagcctggggctgcagcagagcagtgccctgagccccctccctcTCCTGGCAAGGAGACTTACTGCGTTTGTTGGCATTGCCGTTTTTAGCTGCACTCTCGTTCAGGGCTTGTTGCTCTCGGTAATGGTCTTCATCAGCTTTCCGGTCTCTCCCGGGACAGGCACAGATCCGTCCCTCAAATGATCTCCTTCCTAGGACTTGGCCgctgggaggagagagaatTCAGTGACCCTATTTCTGCTTGGGAAGTGTGTCGCAGCTCAGTCCATGTTTTGGTCCAGCTCAGAAACCAAACCAGTCAAGCATCTTCTCATCGCTCCATATGAACGGATTGCTCGGGAAGCAATCAAGCCCCCAAGGTGCTGAGTGCAGGGAGCCCCTTGGCAGCAATCTCCTGGGGGAAGAGGAGCTCCTGAGGCAGAGGAAGGCTCCAGcttgcagctggtgctgggctgggtcGCCAGTCCCTCCAGGCCAGCCCTTTCCTagccagcagggaagagccTTTCCCCTGTGCCAGGCTGAGGCTGCGGGGGGCTGCCACATCCCCTTCCCCTGGGGGTGCTCTCTGCAGGGGAGGCTTCCTTCCCGAGGGCCCTCAGCCCTCCCACAGCAGGGAGAGATGCCCCGACAGCCACTCACTCTCTCGTCTCCAGGGTGATGATGATGAGGATGGGCCTCCTGTTCATTCCTCCCAcgcagctgctgttgcacatgAAGTTGTACAGGATGGTGGTGAACTCGGTTCCCACCTGCCCAGGAGGGGAGAGCCGGCGCTGAGCAGGGAGTGATGGGGGGAGGCAGGCTGggccctcccagcccccagcgcAGGGCTGGCGCCTTGGCAGGACGAGCAGGGGAGCACCAGAGAAGGGTGGTGTGGGGATGGTCCCAGCTGGGAAAAGGGGACCATACAAGGACGGTGAGGGGTCTCCCTTTGCAACCTGCTCCCCTGGAATAGGATGCTCTGGGATGCATCAcaaggctgggagctgcagatgCTCAAATGCAGCTGCCACCAGTGCAGGAAGCAAGCAGCGGGTGGCCTTAGATGTGCCAGGGCAAGCAGGACGCTCCTGCCCTTTGTGTCCTACCAAGCTGCCCTGTCACCCATGGGTTCACCCTCAGCACCGGCAGAAGCCCAGCTAGAGGCAGGGGCTGAtcctgccccccccaccccagggcagcagggtaCCTGCGGGGGCTCGTAGGGCACCATCACGCTCTGCCTTCCTGTCACGGGGTCATCCACGTACTGGGAGAGGTTGTTGCCTTCCACCCGGATGaggtggctggctggggctgaCTGGCCTGCAAGGCAAACCTCT from Falco biarmicus isolate bFalBia1 chromosome 3, bFalBia1.pri, whole genome shotgun sequence carries:
- the TP73 gene encoding tumor protein p73 isoform X2: MEEGVIYPLSDSPSAKMSQSSPADEGTTFEHLWSTLEPDSTYFDLPPSNHTGSSEVSNRTEVTMDVFQMRSMNDSVMSQFNLLNNSMDQSIGSRAASTSPYSSEHTSNVPTHSPYSQPSSTFDAMSPAPVIPSNTDYPGPHHFEVTFQQSSTAKSATWTYSPLLKKLYCQIAKTCPIQIKVSTPPPPGTIIRAMPVYKKAEHVTEVVKRCPNHELGRDFNDGQSAPASHLIRVEGNNLSQYVDDPVTGRQSVMVPYEPPQVGTEFTTILYNFMCNSSCVGGMNRRPILIIITLETRDGQVLGRRSFEGRICACPGRDRKADEDHYREQQALNESAAKNGNANKRTFKQSPQGIPALGASVKKRRHGEEEMYYVPVRGRENFEILMKIKESLELVELVPQQLVDSYRQQQQQLLQRQSQLQTPSSYGPVLSPMNKVHSGGINKLPSVNQLVGQPAQHSSGSAPSLAPMGPGMLNSHPMQPNGEMNGGHSSQSMVSGSHCTPPPPYNPDPSLVRISEH